In Kogia breviceps isolate mKogBre1 chromosome 7, mKogBre1 haplotype 1, whole genome shotgun sequence, a single window of DNA contains:
- the BEST1 gene encoding LOW QUALITY PROTEIN: bestrophin-1 (The sequence of the model RefSeq protein was modified relative to this genomic sequence to represent the inferred CDS: inserted 2 bases in 1 codon; substituted 1 base at 1 genomic stop codon): MGRDTGQRTPESPISPVARPFVGSPDQPGAPTHPSPPAAAQCLAMTVTYSSQVANARLGSFSRLLLCWRGSIYKLLYGEFLIFLTCYYVIRFIYRMALTDDQQVIFEKLTLYCDSYIQLIPISFVLGFYVTLVVTRWWNQYENLPWPDRLMNLVSCFVEGKDEQGRLLRRTLMRYANLGNVLILRSVSAAVYKRFPSPQHLVKAGFMTPSEHKHLQKLSLPHNSFWMPWVWFANLSTKAWIGGRIRDPVLLQSLLNEMNTLRTQCGQLYAYDWISIPLVYTQVVTVAVYSFFLACLIGRQFLNPAKAYPGHEMDLVVPLFTFLQFFFYAGWLKVAEQLINPFGEDDDDFETNWIVDRSLQVSLLAVDEMHQDLPPMERDMYWNEPEPHPPYTAASAQSRRPSFFGSTFNISLDKEDMEFQPDLEEEEEEEEEENARTGIIGRFLGLQPHSRQPPRTNSKTKLLWPKKEVLSQEGRPKGLGGAGRDTSDQEDSKAWEGEDAFQSAVLCGKSGXHSAPQTPLSHTPMVFPPGQSAPSSLRKASGTDDTGKDQSLQPATPGSKKXFELLPESAGASTEHPEVSHTRRKTVEFNLTDMSEAPEHLGELHLGQSTSNIHTILKDRGLSSTQTRVTERPSPPGVVPTSSPYSEAQSTSSFPMVLWLPGRTQHWLGARTRPPQQGL; the protein is encoded by the exons ATGGGCAGGGACACTGGCCAGAGGACCCCAGAGAGTCCCATCAGTCCTGTGGCCAGACCTTTTGTGGGATCGCCTGACCAGCCTGGAGCCCCAACT CACCCAAGCCCACCTGCTGCAGCTCAGTGCCTGGCCATGACCGTCACCTACTCAAGCCAAGTGGCTAATGCCCGTTTAGGCTCCTTCTCCCGCCTGCTGCTGTGCTGGCGAGGCAGCATCTACAAGCTGCTCTATGGCGAGTTCCTCATTTTCCTAACCTGCTACTACGTCATCCGCTTCATTTACAG GATGGCCCTCACAGACGATCAGCAGGTGATTTTTGAGAAGCTGACTCTGTATTGCGACAGCTACATCCAGCTCATCCCCATTTCCTTCGTGCTGG GCTTCTACGTGACACTGGTCGTGACCCGCTGGTGGAACCAATATGAGAACCTGCCATGGCCCGACCGCCTCATGAACCTGGTGTCGTGCTTCGTCGAGGGCAAGGACGAGCAGGGCCGGCTGCTGCGGCGCACGCTCATGCGCTACGCCAACCTGGGCAACGTGCTCATCCTGCGTAGCGTCAGTGCTGCGGTCTACAAACGCTTTCCCAGTCCCCAACACCTGGTGAAAGCag GCTTTATGACCCCCTCGGAACACAAGCACTTACAAAAACTGAGCTTGCCACACAACTCATTCTGGATGCCCTGGGTGTGGTTTGCCAACCTGTCAACGAAGGCCTGGATTGGAGGTCGAATCCGGGACCCTGTCCTGCTCCAGAGCCTGCTCAAC GAAATGAACACCTTGCGTACTCAGTGTGGACAGCTGTATGCCTACGACTGGATCAGTATCCCACTGGTGTACACTCAG GTGGTGACCGTGGCGGTATACAGCTTCTTCCTGGCTTGCCTGATTGGGCGGCAGTTTCTGAACCCAGCCAAGGCCTACCCCGGCCACGAGATGGACCTCGTTGTACCCCTCTTCACATTCCTGCAGTTCTTCTTCTATGCTGGCTGGCTGAAG GTGGCAGAGCAGCTCATCAACCCGTTCGGAGAGGATGATGATGACTTCGAGACCAACTGGATTGTCGACAGGAGTTTGCAG GTGTCCCTGTTGGCTGTAGATGAGATGCACCAGGACCTGCCGCCGATGGAGCGAGATATGTACTGGAATGAGCCAGAACCACATCCCCCCTACACAGCAGCTTCTGCCCAGTCTCGTCGGCCCTCCTTTTTTGGCTCCACCTTCAACATCAG TCTGGATAAGGAGGATATGGAGTTCCAGCCAgatctggaggaggaggaggaggaggaggaggaggagaatgctCGCACCGGCATCATTGGCCGTTTCCTAGGGCTGCAACCCCATAGCCGCCAGCCCCCCAGGACAAACTCAAAGACCAAACTACTGTGGCCGAAGAAAGAAGTCCTTTCCCAGGAGGGCCGGCCCAAGGGCCTCGGGGGCGCCGGACGGGACACCAGTGATCAGGAAGACAGCAAGGCCTGGGAAGGGGAGGATGCCTTCCAGTCCGCTGTGCTGTGTGGGAAGTCAGGCTAGCACAGTGCGCCACAGACACCCCTCAGCCACACCCCTATGGTCTTCCCACCCGGACAGTCAGCACCCTCAAGTCTTCGCAAAGCCTCAGGCACAGATGACACTGGCAAAGACCAAAGCCTTCAGCCTGCAACTCCCGGGTCCAAGAA TTTTGAATTGCTCCCAGAGAGTGCTGGGGCCTCAACGGAGCACCCAGAAGTGAGTCACACGAGGAGGAAAACTGTTGAGTTTAACCTAACGGACATGTCAGAGGCCCCTGAACATCTCGGAGAACTGCATTTGGGACAGTCGACAAGCAACATACACACTATACTCAAAGATCGTGGTCTGTCCTCTACCCAAACCAGGGTCACTGAACGCCCCAGCCCGCCAGGGGTGGTCCCCACCAGCTCCCCTTACTCTGAAGCCCAGTCTACTTCCAGTTTTCCTATGGTCCTATGGCTGCCAGGGCGTACCCAGCACTGGCTTGGGGCACGCACCCGGCCCCCACAGCAGGGGCTCTAG
- the FTH1 gene encoding ferritin heavy chain, translating into MTTASPSQVRQNYHQDSEAAINRQINLELYASYVYLSMSYYFDRDDVALKNFAKYFLHQSCEEREHAEKLMKLQNQRGGRIFLQDIKKPDRDDWENGLNAMECALHLEKSVNQSLLELHKLATEKNDPHLCDFIETHYLNEQVKSIKELGDHVTNLRTMGAPESGMAQYLFDKHTLGSSDNES; encoded by the exons ATGACGACCGCGTCCCCCTCGCAGGTGCGCCAGAACTACCACCAGGACTCGGAGGCCGCCATCAATCGCCAGATCAACTTGGAGCTCTATGCCTCCTACGTCTACCTGTCCATG TCGTACTATTTTGATCGTGATGATGTGGCTTTGAAGAACTTCGCCAAATACTTTCTTCACCAGTCTTGTGAGGAGAGGGAACATGCTGAGAAACTGATGAAACTGCAGAACCAACGGGGTGGCCGCATCTTCCTTCAGGATATCAAG AAACCAGACCGTGATGACTGGGAGAACGGGCTGAATGCAATGGAATGTGCGCTACACTTGGAAAAAAGTGTGAATCAGTCACTACTGGAACTGCACAAACTGGCCACTGAGAAAAATGACCCCCAC TTGTGTGACTTCATTGAGACTCATTATCTGAATGAGCAGGTGAAATCCATTAAAGAATTGGGTGACCACGTAACCAACTTGCGCACGATGGGGGCCCCGGAATCTGGCATGGCACAGTATCTCTTTGACAAGCACACCCTGGGAAGTAGTGATAATGAGAGCTAA